CACTCCATCAGCCACGATGAGTACCAGTACAGCAAAGACGTGGGCCATCAACTCGGCCTGCGCGGGCTCAGCATCTGTACCGGCTGTGGGCCTGGTGCCATGAAGGGGCCGATGAAGGGGGCCACCATCGGCCACGCCAAGCAACGGGTGAAGAACGGCCGCTACATCGGCATTACCGAACCGGGCATTATCGGCGCCGAAGCCCCAAACCCAATCGTGAACGAGCTGGTGATCATGCCAGACATTGAAAAACGCCTGGAGGCCTTTGTCCGCTGCGGCCACGGCGTGATCGTGTTCCCGGGTGGCGTAGGTACTGCGGAAGAAATTCTGTACCTGCTGGGCATCCTGCTACACCCGGACAACGCCGACCTGCCCTTCCCGGTTGTCTTCACCGGGCGCAAGGAGAATGCCGAGTATTTCGAGATGATCGACAAGTTCATCCGCAACGCACTGGGTGATGAGGCGGCCAACAAATACGAGATCATCATTGATGACCCTGGCCGGGTGGCACAAACCATGAAGCAGGGCATGAAAGACGTGGAAACCTTCCGGCGCGCCATGCAGGATGCCTATTACTTCAACTGGATGCTGAAGATCGATCCGGTGTTCCAGTTACCGTTTGAACCGAATCACGACAACATGCGGGCACTGGAACTGCACAGAGACCAGCCGGTGCACCTGCTGGCAGCAAATCTGCGCAAGGCGTTCAGCGGTATTGTGGCGGGGAACGTCAAAGAGAGTGGTATCCGGCAGATCCAGGAGAAGGGTCCGTTTGAGATCGCCGGTGATCCGACGCTGATCCGGCCCCTGGAGGCCATGCTGGAGCAGTTTGTTGAGCAGAACCGGATGAAACTGCCCGGTACGTCGGCCTATCGGCCCT
The window above is part of the Marinobacter sp. THAF197a genome. Proteins encoded here:
- the ppnN gene encoding nucleotide 5'-monophosphate nucleosidase PpnN, whose product is MTESTMNALVSPEGSLEILSNHEVNRLKDKSEGGLYRLFRQCALAVLNTGVETDDCKELMEAHADFDVRLVPQPRGLKLELINAPGHAFVDGEMLRAIREHLFSVLRDIVYSHSIPNTVAGFRRDNPEDITNLVFHILRNARVLEAGRQPDLVVCWGGHSISHDEYQYSKDVGHQLGLRGLSICTGCGPGAMKGPMKGATIGHAKQRVKNGRYIGITEPGIIGAEAPNPIVNELVIMPDIEKRLEAFVRCGHGVIVFPGGVGTAEEILYLLGILLHPDNADLPFPVVFTGRKENAEYFEMIDKFIRNALGDEAANKYEIIIDDPGRVAQTMKQGMKDVETFRRAMQDAYYFNWMLKIDPVFQLPFEPNHDNMRALELHRDQPVHLLAANLRKAFSGIVAGNVKESGIRQIQEKGPFEIAGDPTLIRPLEAMLEQFVEQNRMKLPGTSAYRPCYRIVSGAA